The following proteins are encoded in a genomic region of Streptomyces lunaelactis:
- a CDS encoding DUF4232 domain-containing protein, which produces MRKTAVAAALLAALPLTACQSTDDGKKPDASAPSTSAPDAPGAPKAPATGGTGQPAANPERTPAGSGKARDTGTGSGTGSGTGSGSDPAPVTTACVGENTKVSVSQVSRPINHLLLTLTNTGSKACNAYHAPLLRFDDAQAPTRVVDDSRPQAVVTLAPGESAYASIILSGDSSGENGYTAKALTVHFAPRSGSGSTGTAADRLTLPAGTYIDDNAAVSYWQSDMSDALTY; this is translated from the coding sequence ATGCGCAAAACCGCCGTAGCCGCCGCTCTGCTGGCCGCCCTCCCACTGACCGCCTGCCAGTCGACGGACGACGGAAAGAAGCCGGACGCCTCGGCCCCGTCCACCAGCGCGCCCGATGCTCCTGGTGCTCCCAAGGCCCCGGCCACCGGCGGGACCGGGCAGCCCGCGGCGAACCCGGAGCGGACCCCCGCGGGCAGTGGAAAGGCGCGCGACACCGGCACGGGCAGCGGCACGGGCAGCGGCACGGGCAGCGGCAGCGACCCGGCCCCCGTCACCACCGCCTGCGTCGGCGAGAACACCAAGGTCAGCGTCAGCCAGGTGAGCCGCCCCATCAACCACCTGCTGCTGACCCTGACCAACACCGGCTCCAAGGCGTGCAACGCGTACCACGCCCCGCTCCTCCGCTTCGACGACGCCCAGGCCCCCACGCGGGTCGTGGACGACAGCCGACCGCAGGCGGTCGTCACCCTCGCCCCGGGGGAGTCCGCGTACGCCTCGATCATCCTGTCCGGCGACAGCAGCGGCGAGAACGGGTATACGGCGAAGGCCCTCACCGTCCACTTCGCCCCGCGCAGCGGCTCCGGATCGACCGGAACGGCCGCCGACCGGCTGACCCTCCCCGCCGGCACGTACATCGACGACAACGCGGCCGTCAGCTACTGGCAGAGCGACATGTCCGACGCGCTCACCTATTAG
- a CDS encoding helix-turn-helix domain-containing protein translates to MATPEAEEFAALLRELKDRSGRSYGVLAGKLHVSTSTLHRYCNGDAVPTEYAPVERLARLCAATPDEHVELHRRWILADGARRRARAEGAAPETVPEAAAVPPAASGVVPGTVAPVAVTGTVQAPAEPEAVPEAETVLAARTRNPKRLRIALAAGAVVALAVPAAFIASHAATQDPDGKGKPVAGASAPPGTAASPRTPSASPSGSAAPSVSPSGSPSASPSPSRAATPPATVGVPLRVGISSYNWDSPCGQYYLLDQEPDAVPPPPAPQDNRGWARALGGVDGGHMQLQLTATGKSADSVVLNAVHVRVVGRNAPLDWKAYSMGDGCGSGVTPQTFDVDLDAAHPLVKPVAGQNGDTVVPAKDFPYKVASNDPQVLNLDVHTEGHDISWYLELDWSSGDRRGTVRVDDGGEPFRTSAIEGRTEYGYWPDKGEWVARSGQ, encoded by the coding sequence GTGGCGACGCCAGAGGCCGAGGAGTTCGCGGCCCTGCTCAGGGAACTGAAGGACCGCTCGGGACGCAGCTACGGGGTGCTGGCGGGCAAACTCCATGTCAGTACGTCCACGCTCCACCGGTACTGCAACGGCGACGCCGTCCCCACCGAGTACGCGCCCGTGGAGCGGCTCGCCCGGCTGTGCGCGGCGACGCCGGACGAGCACGTGGAGCTGCACCGGCGCTGGATCCTGGCGGACGGTGCCCGGCGCCGGGCACGGGCCGAGGGCGCGGCGCCGGAGACTGTTCCCGAGGCGGCGGCGGTTCCTCCGGCGGCCTCTGGCGTGGTTCCGGGGACGGTGGCTCCGGTTGCGGTGACGGGCACCGTACAGGCGCCGGCCGAGCCGGAAGCGGTGCCCGAGGCCGAGACCGTCCTCGCGGCCCGCACCCGCAACCCCAAGCGGCTGCGCATCGCCCTCGCGGCAGGCGCCGTCGTCGCCCTCGCCGTACCGGCCGCCTTCATCGCGAGCCACGCCGCCACGCAGGACCCGGACGGAAAGGGCAAGCCCGTCGCCGGGGCCAGTGCCCCGCCCGGCACCGCCGCGTCGCCCCGGACCCCCAGCGCCTCCCCGAGCGGCAGCGCTGCCCCGAGCGTGTCGCCGAGCGGGAGTCCGTCGGCCTCACCGTCCCCGAGCCGCGCGGCCACACCTCCGGCGACCGTCGGCGTCCCCCTGCGCGTCGGCATCAGTTCGTACAACTGGGACTCGCCCTGCGGCCAGTACTACCTGCTCGACCAGGAGCCGGACGCCGTCCCGCCGCCGCCCGCACCGCAGGACAACCGCGGCTGGGCCCGCGCGCTGGGCGGGGTGGACGGCGGCCATATGCAGCTCCAGCTGACCGCGACCGGCAAGAGCGCGGACTCGGTGGTGCTGAACGCCGTTCACGTACGGGTCGTGGGGCGCAACGCACCCCTCGACTGGAAGGCGTACTCGATGGGGGACGGCTGCGGCAGCGGTGTCACCCCGCAGACCTTCGACGTCGACCTGGACGCCGCGCACCCGCTGGTGAAGCCCGTGGCGGGGCAGAACGGCGACACCGTCGTGCCCGCCAAGGACTTCCCGTACAAGGTCGCGTCCAACGATCCGCAGGTGCTCAACCTCGACGTCCACACCGAGGGCCACGACATCAGCTGGTACCTGGAGCTCGACTGGAGCAGCGGCGACCGGCGCGGCACAGTGCGTGTCGACGACGGCGGCGAGCCGTTCCGTACGAGCGCGATCGAGGGCCGGACCGAGTACGGGTACTGGCCGGACAAGGGCGAGTGGGTCGCCCGGTCCGGCCAGTAG
- a CDS encoding helix-turn-helix domain-containing protein, translated as MHPRKRQRKNASAMKLVGAQLAMFREFAGLRQRELAERVCVHEETIASVEQGRRPLKPDLAKVLDRVLDTKRALETAVDNMPEIDRFPVWAAEFMDAEREAIAVSSYQNQVVPGQLQTENYARAVFRSRIPILDEDEITKRATTRIERQEILHRKNPLSISFVIWQPVLMLRLGDTETYAEQIRHLRTCAQLPGVSIQVMPLDRGSHPALDGPFILLETVDHQYLAYAETQRGSQLISDLDEVSILSQRYAMLRTQALNQEDTVGLLGRLLGEQ; from the coding sequence ATGCACCCCAGAAAGCGGCAGCGGAAGAACGCGTCGGCGATGAAGCTCGTGGGCGCGCAGTTGGCCATGTTCCGGGAGTTCGCCGGGCTGAGGCAGCGCGAACTGGCCGAGCGCGTCTGCGTACACGAGGAGACGATCGCATCGGTGGAGCAGGGCCGCCGCCCACTGAAGCCGGACCTGGCGAAGGTGCTGGACCGGGTCCTCGATACGAAGAGGGCGCTGGAGACGGCGGTAGACAACATGCCGGAGATTGACCGCTTTCCGGTCTGGGCCGCAGAGTTCATGGACGCGGAGCGCGAGGCAATCGCCGTGTCCTCGTATCAGAACCAGGTCGTGCCAGGCCAACTGCAGACCGAGAACTATGCCCGGGCTGTCTTCCGCAGCCGCATCCCGATCCTCGACGAGGATGAGATCACCAAGCGCGCCACAACCCGAATTGAGCGCCAGGAGATCCTGCACCGCAAGAACCCATTGAGCATCAGCTTCGTCATCTGGCAACCGGTACTCATGCTCCGCCTCGGAGACACGGAGACCTACGCGGAACAAATCCGCCACCTCCGTACCTGCGCCCAACTCCCCGGCGTCTCCATCCAGGTCATGCCGCTCGATCGAGGGTCCCACCCCGCTCTCGACGGCCCCTTCATCCTGCTGGAGACCGTGGATCACCAGTACCTCGCGTACGCCGAAACTCAGCGTGGAAGCCAGCTCATTTCGGACCTCGACGAGGTGAGCATCCTTTCCCAGAGGTATGCGATGCTGCGGACTCAGGCCCTCAACCAAGAGGACACAGTGGGCCTGTTGGGCCGTTTGCTAGGAGAGCAATGA
- the lysS gene encoding lysine--tRNA ligase, with translation MPIVAQSSTETDWVSRFADEVIAESERRAPGKPVVVASGLSPSGPIHLGNLREVMTPHLVADEIRRRGYEVRHLISWDDYDRYRKVPAGVEGVDDSWGEYIGKPLTSVPAPAGSAYPDWAAHFKAAMVDALAELGVEYDGISQTEQYTTGVYREQVLHAMRNRAKIDAILDQYRTKKAPAKPQKSQKPVEEAELEAAEGSGAAAEDDGSGGTAGYFPYKPYCGQCGKDLTTVTSYDDGTTELAYVCTACGFGETVRLSEFNRGKLVWKVDWPMRWAYEGVIFEPSGVDHSSPGSSFVVGGQIVREIFDGVQPIGPMYAFVGISGMAKMSSSRGGVPTPADALKIMEAPLLRWLYARRRPNQSFKIAFDQEIQRLYDEWDKLESKVADGSVLPADAAAYSRAARTAAGELPRTPRPLPYRTLASVVDITAGAEEQTLRILSELDPANPLNSLDEARPRLDRAENWITTQVPADQRTLVREEPDTELLGSLDGQGRESLRLLMEGLDTHWSLDGLTTLVYGVPKVMAGLEPDAKPTPELKVAQRTFFALLYRLLVSRETGPRLPTLLLAVGADRVRKLLGA, from the coding sequence GTGCCGATCGTGGCTCAGAGCAGCACCGAGACCGACTGGGTCTCCCGTTTCGCGGACGAGGTCATCGCCGAGTCGGAGCGACGTGCGCCTGGCAAACCGGTAGTCGTCGCGTCCGGGCTCTCCCCCTCAGGACCGATCCACCTGGGCAATCTCCGTGAGGTGATGACCCCGCACCTGGTCGCGGACGAGATCCGGCGGCGGGGGTACGAGGTCCGGCATCTGATCTCCTGGGACGACTACGACCGGTACCGCAAGGTGCCGGCCGGGGTCGAGGGCGTGGACGACTCCTGGGGCGAGTACATCGGCAAGCCGCTGACCTCGGTGCCGGCGCCCGCCGGGTCGGCGTACCCGGACTGGGCGGCGCACTTCAAGGCCGCGATGGTCGACGCGCTGGCCGAGCTGGGTGTCGAGTACGACGGCATCAGCCAGACCGAGCAGTACACGACGGGCGTGTACCGCGAGCAGGTCCTGCACGCGATGAGGAACCGGGCCAAGATCGACGCGATCCTGGACCAGTACCGGACGAAGAAGGCTCCCGCGAAGCCGCAGAAGTCGCAGAAGCCGGTCGAAGAGGCCGAGCTGGAGGCCGCGGAGGGTTCCGGCGCGGCCGCCGAGGACGACGGCAGCGGCGGCACCGCGGGCTACTTCCCGTACAAGCCGTACTGCGGGCAGTGCGGGAAGGACCTCACCACCGTCACCTCGTACGACGACGGCACGACCGAGCTGGCCTATGTCTGCACGGCGTGCGGCTTCGGTGAGACCGTGCGGCTGAGCGAGTTCAACCGCGGCAAGCTGGTCTGGAAGGTCGACTGGCCGATGCGCTGGGCGTACGAGGGCGTGATCTTCGAGCCGAGCGGTGTCGACCACTCCTCGCCGGGGTCGTCGTTCGTCGTCGGCGGGCAGATCGTGCGCGAGATCTTCGACGGCGTGCAGCCGATCGGTCCGATGTACGCGTTCGTCGGCATCAGCGGCATGGCCAAGATGTCCTCCTCGCGCGGTGGCGTGCCGACGCCGGCCGACGCGCTGAAGATCATGGAGGCGCCGCTGCTGCGCTGGCTGTACGCGCGGCGCCGGCCGAACCAGTCGTTCAAGATCGCCTTCGACCAGGAGATCCAGCGGCTGTACGACGAGTGGGACAAGCTGGAGTCCAAGGTCGCGGACGGGTCGGTGCTGCCGGCCGACGCCGCGGCCTACTCGCGGGCGGCGCGGACCGCCGCGGGTGAACTGCCGCGTACGCCACGCCCGTTGCCGTACCGGACGCTCGCCTCGGTCGTCGACATCACGGCGGGCGCCGAGGAGCAGACGCTGCGGATCCTGAGCGAACTGGACCCGGCGAACCCGCTGAACTCGCTCGACGAGGCCCGGCCCCGGCTGGACCGCGCCGAGAACTGGATCACCACCCAGGTCCCGGCCGACCAGCGCACACTGGTCCGCGAGGAGCCGGACACCGAGCTGCTCGGCTCGCTGGACGGCCAGGGGCGCGAGTCGCTGCGGCTGCTCATGGAGGGGCTGGACACGCACTGGTCGCTGGACGGTCTGACGACGCTGGTCTACGGCGTACCGAAGGTGATGGCGGGCCTGGAGCCTGACGCCAAGCCGACGCCGGAGCTGAAGGTGGCCCAGCGGACGTTCTTCGCGCTGCTGTACCGGCTGCTGGTGAGCAGGGAGACGGGGCCGCGGCTGCCGACGCTGCTGCTGGCGGTGGGGGCGGACCGGGTGCGCAAGCTGCTCGGGGCGTAG
- the argS gene encoding arginine--tRNA ligase — protein sequence MASVPSLASTVQQRLADAFSATLPEAGSADPLLRRSDRADFQANGILALAKKLKGNPRELAAKVVEAIGPNDVLKEIEVSGPGFLNITLTDEAIVKTLAARAADDRLGVPFAENPGTTVIDYAQPNVAKEMHVGHLRSAVIGAAMVEILEFTGEQVVRRHHIGDWGTQYGMLIQYLIEHPHELDHEGGEVSGEEAMSSLDRIYKASRAVFDSDEEFKARARDRVVALQSGDPETRALWQRFVDESKIYFYSVFNKLDMEIRDPDIVGESGYNDMLEETCRLLEESGVAVRSEGALCVFFDDVKGPDGNPTPLIVKKSNGGYGYAATDLSAIRDRVQNLKANTLIYVVDARQSLHFKMVFETARRAGWLNDEVKAVQLAFGTVLGKDGKPFKTRAGETVRLVDLLDEAIERATAVVREKNNEKVALSEQEIVENGVQIGIGAVKYADLSTSAARDYKFDLDQMVSLNGDTSVYLQYAYARIQSILRLRGEAQPVAHPELELTSAERALGLHVDRFGETLTDVASTYEPHKLAAYLYQLASLFTTFYAECPVLKADTPAQVENRLLLCDITARTLHQGMALLGIRTPDRL from the coding sequence ATGGCCTCGGTCCCTTCCCTCGCTTCGACCGTGCAGCAGCGCCTCGCGGACGCCTTCTCGGCAACTCTGCCGGAGGCCGGATCCGCCGACCCGCTGCTGCGACGAAGCGACCGGGCCGACTTCCAGGCCAACGGCATCCTGGCGCTCGCCAAGAAGCTGAAGGGCAACCCGCGCGAGCTCGCGGCCAAGGTCGTCGAGGCGATCGGGCCCAATGACGTGCTGAAGGAGATCGAGGTCTCGGGCCCCGGCTTCCTCAACATCACGCTCACCGACGAGGCGATCGTGAAGACCCTCGCCGCACGCGCCGCCGACGACCGGCTCGGCGTCCCGTTCGCCGAGAACCCGGGCACCACGGTCATCGACTACGCCCAGCCGAACGTGGCCAAGGAGATGCACGTCGGCCACCTCCGCTCCGCCGTGATCGGCGCCGCGATGGTCGAGATCCTGGAGTTCACCGGCGAGCAGGTGGTCCGGCGCCACCACATCGGCGACTGGGGCACCCAGTACGGCATGCTCATCCAGTACCTGATCGAGCACCCCCACGAGCTGGACCACGAGGGCGGCGAGGTCTCCGGCGAGGAGGCCATGTCGTCCCTGGACCGCATCTACAAGGCCTCCCGCGCGGTCTTCGACTCCGACGAGGAGTTCAAGGCCCGCGCCCGGGACCGGGTGGTGGCCCTCCAGTCCGGAGACCCCGAGACGCGCGCCCTCTGGCAGCGGTTCGTCGACGAGTCGAAGATCTACTTCTACTCGGTCTTCAACAAGCTCGACATGGAGATCCGCGACCCCGACATCGTCGGCGAGTCCGGCTACAACGACATGCTCGAGGAGACCTGCCGTCTCCTCGAGGAGTCGGGCGTGGCGGTGCGCTCGGAGGGCGCGCTCTGTGTCTTCTTCGACGATGTGAAGGGACCGGACGGCAACCCGACCCCGCTCATCGTCAAGAAGAGCAACGGCGGCTACGGCTATGCGGCCACCGACCTCTCCGCGATCCGCGACCGGGTGCAGAACCTCAAGGCGAACACGCTGATCTACGTCGTGGACGCCCGCCAGTCCCTGCACTTCAAGATGGTCTTCGAGACGGCACGCAGGGCGGGCTGGCTGAACGACGAGGTCAAGGCCGTACAGCTGGCATTCGGCACGGTGCTGGGCAAGGACGGCAAGCCGTTCAAGACCCGTGCGGGTGAGACGGTGCGGCTGGTGGACCTGCTGGACGAGGCGATCGAGCGGGCGACGGCGGTCGTGCGCGAGAAGAACAACGAGAAGGTCGCCCTCAGCGAGCAGGAGATCGTCGAGAACGGCGTCCAGATCGGGATCGGCGCGGTGAAGTATGCCGACTTGTCGACGTCCGCGGCCCGGGACTACAAGTTCGACCTGGACCAGATGGTCTCGCTGAACGGCGACACGTCCGTGTACCTCCAGTACGCGTACGCCCGTATCCAGTCGATCCTGCGGCTGCGCGGCGAGGCACAGCCCGTCGCACACCCGGAGCTCGAACTGACCTCGGCAGAGCGTGCGTTGGGCCTGCACGTGGACCGGTTCGGCGAAACGCTGACGGACGTCGCCTCGACGTACGAGCCGCACAAGCTGGCCGCGTACCTGTACCAGTTGGCGTCGCTCTTCACGACGTTCTACGCCGAGTGCCCGGTCCTCAAGGCGGACACCCCGGCCCAGGTCGAGAACCGGCTGCTCCTGTGCGACATCACCGCCCGCACGCTCCACCAGGGCATGGCGCTCCTCGGCATCCGCACCCCTGATCGCCTTTGA
- a CDS encoding DUF3558 family protein, translated as MHRSAPRLTRILACAAVPVMLVVAGCSSDSDSGSKKDSGSSSAASPDAKTSPTVAAARFAKLSDPCKSISAKTIAKLVPQTKVKAGTAGKSTDVANRRSCSWNGLDDNGVKGSQYRWLDVSFLRYDSESSLGVSGEQRAKDNYAKEIAKAKATEGAKSVRTSPATGVGEAGTAIAYNLVKTGEDFTYATIVSRTGNVVVTLTYNGTGYAGAKSPASADLMKGAVAAAKEAVASVAVANK; from the coding sequence ATGCACCGTTCAGCCCCGCGACTCACCCGCATACTCGCCTGCGCAGCCGTCCCGGTGATGCTCGTCGTCGCCGGCTGCTCGTCGGACTCCGACTCCGGCAGCAAGAAGGACTCGGGCTCGTCCTCCGCCGCCTCCCCGGACGCGAAGACGTCGCCGACCGTCGCTGCGGCAAGGTTCGCCAAGCTCTCCGACCCCTGCAAGTCGATCTCCGCGAAGACGATCGCGAAGCTGGTGCCTCAGACGAAGGTCAAGGCGGGCACGGCCGGCAAGTCCACTGACGTCGCCAACCGCCGCTCGTGCTCCTGGAACGGTCTGGACGACAACGGTGTGAAGGGCTCGCAGTACCGCTGGCTCGATGTCTCCTTCCTGCGGTACGACTCCGAGTCGTCCCTCGGCGTCAGCGGCGAGCAGCGTGCCAAGGACAACTACGCCAAGGAGATCGCCAAGGCGAAGGCGACGGAGGGCGCCAAGAGCGTCCGGACCTCGCCCGCGACGGGCGTCGGTGAGGCTGGTACGGCCATCGCCTACAACCTGGTGAAGACCGGCGAGGACTTCACGTACGCGACCATCGTGTCGCGCACCGGCAATGTCGTGGTCACGCTCACCTACAACGGCACCGGCTACGCGGGCGCGAAGTCCCCGGCCTCCGCCGACCTGATGAAGGGCGCCGTCGCGGCGGCGAAGGAGGCGGTGGCCTCGGTCGCCGTCGCCAACAAGTAG
- a CDS encoding DUF397 domain-containing protein: MSIALHWFKSSYSGSDGGDCLEVAYDWHKSTYSGDEGGECVEVATHPTAVHVRDSKNPDGPVLTLDPAAWTAFTVTILD, translated from the coding sequence ATGAGCATCGCACTGCACTGGTTCAAGTCCAGCTACAGCGGCAGCGACGGCGGCGACTGCCTCGAAGTCGCCTACGACTGGCACAAGTCCACGTACAGCGGCGACGAAGGAGGTGAGTGCGTCGAGGTCGCCACCCACCCCACCGCCGTCCACGTCCGGGACTCCAAGAACCCCGACGGCCCCGTCCTCACGCTGGATCCAGCCGCGTGGACCGCGTTCACAGTCACAATTTTGGACTAG
- a CDS encoding DUF2637 domain-containing protein, whose product MAAMQLTRTHRILIGVVVAGAVIIAAIGFAGSYAAVRELAERKGFGDFSLVFPIGIDAGICVLLALDLLLTWLRIPFPLLRQTAWLLTVATIAFNGAASWPDPLGVGMHAVIPVLFVVSVEAARHAVGRIADITADKHMEGVRLTRWLLSPIPTFMLWRRMKLWELRSYEQVIKLEQDRLIYQARLQARFGRGWKRKAPIESLMPLRLSKYGVPLTDTAPAGLAAAGIEPMLLPPTPAPASHPELTRAQTPGQAQTPGQQQGLGQAPVAQEWPQEQEQYQEYDEYQQYQEYEAQQSAQQYAEQQPQQAEDGAPHQNPWFAAPQVPQEAHETAFNPTYVEDLEPTPVRVPAGPGRTRPLGGTVPGQRADAQAQYAEPGAQRELPVEELLDAEAEELPATGLPDDLTREEAYFNAFRKYVSEHGDFPNARQFGLYLMDLYGITGRTGGPLSESSLRGYLRDFRYRYQTELDADAEHIA is encoded by the coding sequence GTGGCCGCGATGCAGCTGACACGCACGCACCGCATACTCATCGGGGTCGTGGTCGCAGGCGCGGTGATCATCGCCGCGATCGGCTTCGCGGGCTCGTACGCCGCTGTGCGCGAGCTTGCCGAGCGCAAGGGCTTCGGCGACTTCTCCCTCGTCTTCCCGATCGGCATCGACGCGGGCATCTGCGTCCTGCTCGCCCTCGACCTGCTCCTGACCTGGCTGCGCATCCCCTTCCCGCTGCTGCGCCAGACCGCATGGCTCCTCACCGTGGCCACGATCGCCTTCAACGGCGCCGCCTCCTGGCCCGACCCGCTCGGCGTCGGCATGCACGCCGTCATCCCGGTCCTGTTCGTCGTCTCCGTCGAAGCGGCCCGGCACGCCGTGGGCCGGATCGCCGACATCACGGCCGACAAGCACATGGAAGGCGTCCGTCTCACCCGCTGGCTCCTCTCCCCCATCCCCACCTTCATGCTGTGGCGCCGGATGAAGCTGTGGGAGCTGCGCAGTTACGAGCAGGTCATCAAGCTCGAACAGGACCGGCTGATCTACCAGGCCCGCCTCCAGGCGCGCTTCGGCCGCGGCTGGAAACGCAAAGCCCCCATCGAATCCCTCATGCCCCTGCGCCTGTCCAAATACGGCGTACCCCTCACCGACACCGCCCCCGCCGGACTCGCCGCAGCAGGCATCGAACCCATGCTCCTGCCACCGACGCCGGCACCGGCATCGCATCCGGAGCTGACGCGGGCACAGACCCCGGGCCAGGCACAGACCCCGGGCCAGCAGCAGGGCCTGGGCCAGGCGCCGGTGGCGCAGGAATGGCCCCAGGAGCAGGAGCAGTACCAGGAGTACGACGAGTACCAGCAGTACCAGGAGTACGAAGCGCAGCAGAGCGCGCAGCAGTACGCGGAACAGCAGCCGCAGCAGGCTGAGGACGGCGCACCCCACCAGAATCCCTGGTTCGCGGCTCCGCAGGTGCCCCAGGAGGCGCACGAGACCGCCTTCAACCCGACGTACGTCGAGGACCTGGAGCCCACCCCGGTACGCGTCCCGGCCGGACCGGGCCGCACCCGCCCCCTCGGCGGGACCGTCCCGGGCCAACGCGCCGACGCCCAGGCCCAGTACGCCGAGCCCGGCGCGCAGCGGGAGCTGCCCGTCGAGGAGCTCCTCGACGCGGAGGCCGAGGAGCTGCCGGCCACCGGCCTGCCCGACGATCTGACCCGCGAGGAGGCGTACTTCAACGCCTTCCGCAAGTACGTCAGCGAGCACGGCGACTTCCCCAACGCCCGCCAGTTCGGCCTCTATCTGATGGACCTCTACGGCATCACGGGGCGCACGGGCGGCCCGCTGAGCGAGAGCTCACTCAGGGGTTATCTGCGGGACTTCCGGTACCGGTACCAGACGGAACTGGACGCGGACGCCGAGCACATCGCGTAG
- a CDS encoding DUF1876 domain-containing protein, whose amino-acid sequence METLVGWHIEMEFQEEGDRTRSAAMVRLGDGTEIRGHGNAQRHPSDSEQLRVGEEIAGARALMDIASQLLQKAHVEIDEASGRTSHALM is encoded by the coding sequence ATGGAGACTCTCGTCGGATGGCACATCGAGATGGAATTCCAGGAAGAAGGCGACCGGACCAGGTCGGCCGCCATGGTGAGGCTCGGCGACGGCACGGAAATACGCGGCCACGGCAACGCCCAGCGTCACCCGTCGGATTCGGAACAGCTGCGGGTCGGCGAGGAGATCGCGGGCGCACGGGCGCTCATGGACATCGCCTCGCAGCTGCTGCAGAAGGCCCACGTCGAGATCGACGAGGCCTCGGGCAGAACGTCGCACGCGCTGATGTGA
- a CDS encoding ATP-binding protein, with product MDDVIQQPSLREQFYRRERRSVPAARQFVRETIADWGLGARADDVLLCVSELATNALVHGVPPGRGYRLRLWLYGDGLLRVEVHDSGDGQPSVREPDGESGRGLMLVDALADKWGVGERDPGKIVWCEFGATS from the coding sequence ATGGATGACGTGATTCAACAGCCCTCCCTGCGCGAACAGTTCTACCGTCGCGAGCGGCGGTCCGTGCCCGCCGCCAGGCAGTTCGTGCGCGAGACCATCGCCGACTGGGGCCTCGGCGCGCGGGCCGACGACGTACTGCTCTGTGTGAGCGAACTGGCCACCAACGCACTCGTGCACGGCGTACCACCCGGCCGTGGCTATCGGCTGCGGCTGTGGCTGTACGGCGACGGGCTCCTTCGTGTCGAGGTGCACGACAGCGGCGACGGGCAGCCGTCCGTCCGTGAGCCGGACGGGGAGTCGGGGCGGGGGCTGATGCTCGTGGACGCGCTCGCCGACAAGTGGGGGGTCGGCGAGCGCGATCCAGGCAAGATCGTGTGGTGCGAGTTCGGCGCTACTTCTTGA
- a CDS encoding chitinase: MLRQRIKIWLVAIVAGAGLAAGLIPSATAAPSAAADACTSAPNWQQGAWYVTGNVVKYTDGKYYIAEHDNPGYDPTISTWYWNPHTCSGGGNPSPSGFVVSESQFNQMFPSRNSFYTYSGLTAALSAYPGFANSGSDTVKKQEAAAFLANVSHETGGLVHIVEQNQANYPHYCDWSQPYGCPAGQAAYYGRGPIQLSWNFNYKAAGDALGIDLLNNPWLVQNDAAVAWKTGLWYWNTQNGPGTMTPHNAMVNQAGFGQTIRSINGSLECDGKNPAQVQSRVNNYTQFTQILGVPTGSNLYC; the protein is encoded by the coding sequence GTGCTGAGACAGCGCATCAAAATATGGCTGGTCGCGATCGTCGCCGGAGCCGGGCTGGCGGCCGGGCTCATCCCGTCCGCAACCGCAGCCCCCTCCGCCGCGGCGGACGCCTGCACCTCCGCGCCCAACTGGCAGCAGGGCGCCTGGTACGTCACTGGCAACGTTGTCAAATACACCGACGGCAAGTACTACATCGCCGAGCACGACAACCCGGGTTACGACCCGACGATCAGCACCTGGTACTGGAACCCGCACACCTGCAGCGGCGGCGGGAACCCCTCCCCGTCCGGCTTCGTGGTGAGTGAGTCGCAGTTCAACCAGATGTTCCCGAGCCGGAATTCGTTCTACACGTACAGCGGTCTGACCGCGGCGCTGAGCGCGTACCCGGGCTTCGCGAACTCCGGCAGTGACACCGTCAAGAAGCAGGAGGCCGCGGCCTTCCTCGCCAACGTCTCCCACGAGACGGGTGGTCTGGTCCACATCGTGGAGCAGAACCAGGCCAACTACCCGCACTACTGCGACTGGAGCCAGCCCTACGGCTGCCCGGCCGGCCAGGCCGCGTACTACGGCCGCGGGCCGATCCAGCTCAGCTGGAACTTCAACTACAAGGCGGCGGGCGACGCGCTCGGCATCGACCTTCTCAACAACCCGTGGCTTGTGCAGAACGACGCCGCGGTCGCCTGGAAGACCGGCCTCTGGTACTGGAACACCCAGAACGGCCCCGGCACGATGACCCCGCACAACGCGATGGTCAACCAGGCCGGCTTCGGCCAGACCATCCGCTCCATCAACGGCTCGCTCGAGTGCGACGGCAAGAACCCGGCGCAGGTGCAGAGCCGCGTGAACAACTACACGCAGTTCACGCAGATCCTGGGCGTGCCGACAGGTTCCAACCTGTACTGCTGA